A genomic segment from Aegilops tauschii subsp. strangulata cultivar AL8/78 chromosome 1, Aet v6.0, whole genome shotgun sequence encodes:
- the LOC109781480 gene encoding uncharacterized protein: MEKPGLRGFFFYRRVALCPRGKSRGGRLGWIPSPHSATPHPIAADPLRRGEDDGEAIPALCTRGAMADHDPELEAIRQRRMQELMGQRGGAASPQNAGQQKAQEDAKQEAEERRQMMLAQILSSEARERISRIALVKPDKARGVEDVLLRAAQTGGISEKVSEERLISLLEQINTHTSKQTKVTIQRRRFDDDD, from the exons ATGGAAAAGCCAGGGTTGCGGGGTTTTTTTTTTTATAGAAGGGTTGCGTTGTGTCCACGGGGGAAAAGCAGAGGAGGGCGGCTCGGCTGGATTCCATCTCCCCACTCGGCCACTCCCCACCCCATCGCCGCGGATCCACTGCGCCGCggcgaggacgacggcgaggcgatCCCGGCCCTGTGCACCAGGGGCGCGATG GCTGACCATGACCCAGAGTTGGAGGCCATTAGGCAGAGGCGAATGCAAGAGCTAATGGGACAGCGTGGTGGTGCG GCAAGCCCACAAAATGCAGGGCAACAAAAGGCTCAGGAAGATGCAAAGCA GGAAGCTGAGGAACGCCGGCAGATGATGCTTGCTCAGATACTGTCTTCTGAAGCTAGAGAAAGAA TCTCCCGCATAGCTTTGGTCAAGCCTGATAAAGCAAGAGGAGTGGAGGATGTTCTGCTGAGAGCTGCACAAACTGGTGGAATATCTGAAAAG GTGTCTGAAGAAAGGCTTATCTCACTTCTGGAGCAAATCAACACCCACACAAGCAAACAAACCAAAGTGACG ATTCAGAGGCGTCGCTTTGACGACGATGACTAG
- the LOC109781482 gene encoding uncharacterized protein, producing MENGEETFVSPTAAAADFGFGFGPALTNGEGHAKAYDPEEMDALRAAKRDLEEKLAEVRHENGFLSAEAARLEALVTGAREDIAAADRAAAKAEGEAAGLRAEVKRLQGLLDSSDRDADRPRGAGGDLATAHQEKLALEEEIKALKASAAAAAADKEEAAAAPSAKEGLAAPHGKVAAAAAAGAAATAAITVVLLNLKR from the coding sequence ATGGAGAACGGCGAGGAGACCTTCGTGTCCCCGACGGCGGCCGCGGCGGACTTCGGCTTCGGCTTCGGCCCGGCGCTCACCAACGGCGAGGGCCACGCCAAGGCCTACGACCCGGAGGAGATGGACGCGCTCCGCGCGGCCAAGCGCGACCTGGAGGAGAAGCTGGCCGAGGTGCGCCACGAGAACGGCTTCCTCTCCGCGGAGGCCGCCCGCCTCGAGGCGCTGGTGACCGGGGCCCGCGAGgacatcgccgccgccgaccgcgcCGCCGCCAAGGCCGAGGGCGAGGCCGCGGGGCTGCGCGCCGAGGTCAAGCGCCTCCAGGGCCTCCTCGACAGCTCCGACCGCGACGCCGACCGCCCCCGGGGCGCCGGCGGGGACCTGGCCACCGCGCACCAGGAGAAGCTCGCACTCGAGGAGGAGATCAAGGCCCTCAaggcctccgccgccgccgctgccgcagACAAGGAGGAGGCTGCTGCCGCTCCCTCGGCCAAGGAAGGGCTGGCGGCGCCTCACGGGAAGGtggccgcagccgcagccgctgGAGCCGCCGCCACTGCAGCCATCACGGTGGTTCTCCTCAACCTCAAGAGGTAA